A single Amphiura filiformis chromosome 19, Afil_fr2py, whole genome shotgun sequence DNA region contains:
- the LOC140140750 gene encoding cytochrome P450 2U1-like: MAPSSLIDWLTVKSIVLLVLVFLMVARWMQRPRNLPPGPWRFPIVGFFPQLMWYLYKGEELHMIVTRLGHKYGQIYSFDLFGLVVVVINDFSIMQQGLNDPALNNKGYNNALESEIFGSYVHSYKHNAELRKFLLTAFRGLGIGKRSFEADIIEESKALLDDLNAQEGKACNPHHYLGNTTANVLFNILFGKRHDCDDDRFRHLLDLNHRLIELLGAGGWSVLLPFYFPSKDSKELLKLHKDITVFLDRRIDEHREHFDAENPVDFIDLCLKEMDEKPTPNDPYSYLHEYNMKGVLYLLFMVGSDPVSTTLEWCCLYMMAHPEVQQKVHEEIDSVVGRNRFPQLSDQNNLPYTRATLLEIQRHVTLLPLNDFHAAGNETSLSEYRIPKGALIISNLYAVMRDPIAFPEPDQFKPERFINENGEYVEKREVIPFAVGRRMCPGDNIAKMELFVFFTHLLHRFSLVKPDDAPPITFEGTYGTTFAPKPFTTVFLPKN; this comes from the exons ATGGCACCTAGTAGTTTAATCGATTGGTTGACTGTCAAATCAATCGTATTACTTGTGTTGGTGTTTCTTATGGTTGCTAGGTGGATGCAAAGACCACGCAATTTGCCACCAGGACCATGGCGTTTCCCAATCGTGGGTTTCTTTCCACAATTGATGTGGTATTTGTACAAAGGAGAAGAATTGCATATGATAGTGACACGACTTGGACACAAATATGGACAGATTTACAGCTTTGATTTATTCGGACTGGTTGTTGTGGTTATCAACGATTTTTCTATTATGCAACAAGGCTTGAATGACCCAGCGCTGAACAACAAGGGATACAACAACGCCTTAGAATCCGAAATTTTCGGCAGTTACG tGCATTCTTACAAACACAACGCTGAACTAAGGAAATTTCTTCTCACCGCTTTTCGAGGTTTGGGTATCGGGAAACGTAGCTTTGAAGCCGATATTATTGAAGAATCTAAGGCTCTGTTGGATGATTTAAACGCCCAAGAGGGAAAGGCTTGTAATCCACATCACTATTTGGGAAACACAACCGCCAACGTTCTCTTTAACATCTTGTTTGGGAAGCGACATGATTGCGATGATGATAGATTTCGCCATCTGCTCGATCTTAATCACAGACTTATAGAACTTCTTGGAGCTGGAGGTTGGTCCGTCCTGCTTCCCTTCTATTTTCCAAGCAAAGACAGCAAGGAATTGTTAAAGCTTCACAAAGATATAACCGTCTTTCTTGACAGACGTATTGATGAACACCGCGAACACTTCGATGCCGAAAACCCAGTTGATTTCATTGATTTATGTTTGAAGGAAATGGATGAAAAGCCAACACCAAATGACCCTTACTCGTACCTGCACGAATACAATATGAAAGGTGTATTGTATCTCTTGTTTATGGTAGGGAGTGATCCGGTGTCCACTACCTTAGAATGGTGTTGCTTATACATGATGGCACACCCTGAAGTTCAGCAGAAGGTTCATGAAGAAATAGATTCAGTTGTTGGCCGCAATCGGTTTCCGCAGCTTTCCGATCAAAACAACTTGCCATACACCAGAGCTACTCTGTTGGAGATTCAACGCCATGTAACACTTTTGCCACTCAATGATTTCCATGCGGCTGGTAACGAGACATCGCTTTCTGAGTACCGTATTCCGAAAGGTGCCCTGATCATTTCAAACCTTTACGCCGTGATGAGAGACCCGATTGCGTTTCCAGAACCAGACCAGTTCAAACCAGAAAGGTTCATTAATGAAAATGGAGAGTATGTTGAAAAAAGGGAAGTTATTCCTTTTGCAGTTG GTCGTCGTATGTGTCCAGGggataatattgccaaaatggagCTGTTTGTATTTTTCACTCATCTCCTTCATCGATTTTCTCTGGTCAAACCAGACGATGCGCCACCTATAACCTTTGAAGGAACATACGGGACTACTTTTGCACCAAAGCCATTCACGACTGTATTTCTTCCCAAAAATTGA
- the LOC140141438 gene encoding cytochrome P450 2U1-like has protein sequence MALSGLIDWFDIKTTVLLVLVFLMVAWWMQRPRNLPPGPWRFPIVGFFPQMMWYMYKGEELHMIVKRLGQKYGKIYSFDLFGLIFVAINDFSIMQEGLNDPALNNKGYNNALQSELLGSHAHSYKHSAELRKFLLTAFRGLGIGKRSYEADIVEESKALMDELNAQEGKACNPHHYLLNTTSNVLFKILFGKRHEYDDDKFRYLLDLNHRSMELFGSGAWSVMLPYYIPSKESKELIKVQGDIYAFLDKLIDEHREHLDAENPVDLIDLCLKEMDEKPTPDDPYSYLHRRNMRAALNLLFLAGGDTVSTTLEWGCLYMMAHPEIQQKIQEEIDSVVGRNRLPLLSDRNNLPYTRATLLEIQRHATLTPLLDFHAAGSATSLSGYCIPKGATIILNSYAVMRDPIAFPEPDQFKPERFIDENGEYVESREVIPFGMGRRICPGENIAKMELFVFFTHLLHRFSLVKPDDVPRITFEGTYGATFTPNPFTATFLRRN, from the exons ATGGCACTTAGTGGCTTAATTGATTGGTTCGACATTAAGACAACCGTATTGCTTGTGTTGGTGTTTCTTATGGTTGCGTGGTGGATGCAAAGACCGCGCAATTTGCCACCAGGACCATGGCGTTTTCCAATCGTAGGTTTCTTTCCTCAAATGATGTGGTATATGTACAAAGGAGAAGAATTGCATATGATAGTAAAACGACTTGGACAGAAATATGGAAAGATTTACAGCTTTGATCTATTCGGACTTATTTTTGTTGCTATCAACGACTTCTCTATTATGCAAGAAGGCTTGAATGACCCTGCGTTGAACAACAAGGGATACAACAACGCCTTACAATCCGAACTCCTCGGTAGTCACG CGCATTCTTACAAACACAGCGCCGAATTAAGGAAATTTCTTCTCACTGCTTTTCGAGGTTTGGGTATCGGAAAACGTAGCTACGAAGCCGATATTGTAGAAGAATCTAAGGCACTGATGGATGAGTTAAACGCCCAAGAGGGAAAGGCGTGTAACCCACATCATTATTTGTTAAACACAACCTCAAACGTTCTCTTTAAGATCTTGTTTGGGAAGCGTCATGAGTACGATGATGATAAGTTTCGCTATCTGCTCGATCTTAATCACAGATCTATGGAACTTTTTGGATCTGGAGCTTGGTCTGTTATGCTTCCGTACTATATCCCAAGCAAAGAGAGCAAGGAATTGATAAAGGTTCAAGGAGATATATACGCCTTTCTCGACAAACTTATTGATGAACACCGCGAACACTTGGATGCCGAAAACCCAGTTGATTTAATTGATTTATGTTTGAAGGAAATGGATGAAAAGCCAACACCAGATGACCCTTACTCATACCTACACAGGCGCAATATGAGAGCTGCATTGAATCTTTTGTTTCTAGCAGGAGGCGACACAGTGTCTACTACCTTAGAATGGGGTTGCTTATACATGATGGCACATCCAGAAATCCAGCAGAAGATTCAGGAAGAAATAGATTCAGTTGTTGGCCGCAATCGGCTTCCGCTGCTTTCTGATCGAAACAACCTGCCATATACCAGAGCTACTCTGTTGGAGATTCAACGCCATGCAACATTGACGCCACTCCTTGATTTTCATGCGGCTGGCAGTGCGACATCACTCTCTGGGTACTGTATTCCAAAAGGTGCCACAATTATTTTAAACAGTTACGCCGTGATGAGAGACCCGATTGCGTTTCCAGAACCAGACCAGTTCAAACCAGAAAGGTTCATTGATGAAAATGGAGAGTATGTTGAAAGCAGGGAAGTTATTCCTTTCGGAATGG GTCGTCGCATTTGTCCAGGGGAGAACATTGCCAAAATGGAGCTGTTTGTCTTCTTCACCCATCTGCTTCATCGATTCTCACTTGTCAAACCAGATGATGTGCCACGTATAACCTTTGAAGGAACATACGGGGCTACTTTTACACCAAATCCATTCACGGCTACATTTCTTCGCAGAAAttaa